The sequence AACTTTGTTCCAAGCCAACAATCTTTAAAGTCTCTTAAAGTTATGAGTAATGCGAAGAGAACTTTTTGCCTCCTCttgtatattaaaaaattttgtgatatATCACTAGCCTTGAGTCTTAGACTACGATTTGGGTATATACACTGTAGAACGATTTATTTTCCTGCCAAACTTTAGTAATTCCTTTGAAGTTGTTCGGGGTCAGAAAAGAGACATCTTTTATCAGTCAAAAGAATGACGCGTGTAGTGCTGAATCCGCTCATACATACAAACGAGTTATCTTAATCGAGCGGATGCTGTGGTGTTTGCAATAAACAAGACAGAGCGCTACaatcgagtgcctcgactatcagatacccgttactcagctaaccTATGAGTTGCGCAATAAAATATTGGGTCGAAGAGCTTTTTTTGAACGAGTTCTATTTGCTGGGTTATTATGTTAATGTTAACTACACACATCTATTGACTGGCTTTGACGTTATGGTTAATTGTTTTACAATATAGTTATTAAAAGGAATAAGAaggaatattaaaaaaaaattccaggCGATTTAGGTATTAGGTATTGATGaacaaaatcaattttaatgtACACTGTGCTGAAACCTAGCGCTGCCTAGCTTTAAAAGTTTCCGATATTtaagcgttcatacggacagacggatgtgtctagatcgactcggcttgtgatcctcatcaggaatatatatttttactttacagggttggaaacgcttccttataCCTGGGACATACATTCCGACGAATACAATATACTTTTTACTCAACAAGTAATGGGTATAAAAATTGCTACAAAATTAAAGGGAATTTCTTACAAAAGTGCTCCTCCCTCGGAAACTTATCTCAgtcttattttaattttgctgaGTAAAAGTTGTAAGCTGTGGACAGGATGCGACAAATTCTGatcattttaatatttgggATAGCCTTGCAAATGACTAACGTTGTTAGTTCACAAGTAAGTTATTAGTCTGTCCAGCACAATGCATGTCAGTGAAATATATTCGTTTAGGACTCAACGTGCTCTGATGAATTCAAAAGAATTACCGAGTTTCTGGAGAGACAGCTGCAATCATTTGGCGTAGCCTTGAACGAGAGATTGGCGCGTTTTGAAAACCGACTAACACAATCGGAATGTACAAAGAAATCAACGATATACGATGAAGGATACCAGAATTTTAATTATGGCTCCCGTGTGAGGAGTATAATCGATGACTTATTCGAGATTTACGATGCGAGGATGCGGGAAAGGGAGAATACTTCATATACCAATAATGAACAAAATGAGCGCCAAGAATTGAAAAGGACCACGGAAAATCCAAAAAGTATACAAAATCGAGTGAAAGATACTTGGGACGACATTCACATACTCAGCGGAATTTCTGGGATTGAAAATACAGTTGATTCTGTATTCAGGATTACCGAAAACATAAAatcaaactttaaaaaatttaaggaTCGGCTTAATGCGAAGAGAATTGAAGAAAGTACTACAGAGAACACATCTACTACTGACAGCTCTTCTAGTGACAGTACTGAAATGGTCTGGATTCCTTTAGAGCAATATCTAGCTTTGAAGAACAGAGTTATGATGAAAAATAATGAAGAAAGTACTACGACTGACAACTTTTCAACTGATAGTAGTACTGAAACGCCCTGGATTCCTAAACAAATGAATATGCATGTCTTAATAGAGCAATTTTTAGCTTGGAAAAACAGAACTAATAATGAAAGTAATGAGGAAAGTACTTCAGATAATATTTCCACTGAAGATGTATTTACTGACAGTACCTTTTCTGAAAGAATTTCTCACAACGGGGAATTGACTACTACTACTGAAATGTCCTCGATACCCAAAAAAATGAATATGGATGTCATGATGGAGACATTTTTGGCTTGGAAAAACAGTACTAAAGAgcaatttaatgaaaaatcCTCTTTGATGGAAAATAATGAGGAAAGCGCTTCAGAAAATATTTCCACTGAAGATACTGACAGTACTTTTTCTGAAGGAATTTCTCACAACGGCGAATTGGAATCAAAAGAAGATGTGTTGacttacattttaaataaatattatagcTTAAAACAGAATGGGCTTATTAAAAGCGACACAACTAAAACTGGATCTGTAAAAGATTCGCTGAACAGCGTAATGGAAAGCTATAAAAAGTGGAAGGAATCAGAAAACCGAacgtaaaataaaaaagtatagtaaacaaattaaataaatcgaCCTGTTTTGTCGGAAGCggaatattgaaaaatatttatttaatatattatagTTCTTATAATACTGCCAAGTTATGGTTTGTGCatagaatataaaaataagcaaattaataataattttgctTGAATGTCAAAAAAGTTATGTTAATCACTTATTTCAATTACAATGAGTTCGCTCTTTAAATATTCATATATGTGAAGCTTTGATAAAAGAAAAGCTTAAAAAGTGTTCCTTAGTTGTCGGGCACTACGTGCTAATCAGTTCCGCCGGATGTGGCTTTTTTCCAGAGAAACTGCATGGCTTCagatatacatacatacacaacTTTAAAATTTCACGTATAAAGTTATTCACTCTTGGAAATACATTTCAGTCTTATTTTAATTGCGCTGGGTGAGAGTTCATAGCTGTCGACAAATATGCGAAAAGTCCTGATATTTTTTCTACTCGGGGTAGCCTTACAAAGGACCACAGTCGTTAGTGCCCAAGTGAGTTGATAGTTGGTTTAGTACAGTGCATGGCAgtgaaatatatttgttttagGACTCTACCTGCTCTGATGAGTTTAAACGAATAACCGGATTTCTGGAGACACAGCTTCAATCATTTGGTGAAACTTTGAACAATAGATTGTCGAGTTTTGAAAATCGACTGACTCAATCGGAATGCTCAAGGAAATCAACGATTTACAATGGACGTTTCCCGATTTTTGATTATGGCTCCCGTGTGAAGAGTATTTTCAATGACTTTATCGAGATTTACGATGCCATGATGGAGGAAAGGAAAGGCGAGAAAGGTGAGAATTCGGAAAGGATCACGGAAAGTCCAAAGAGTATACAGAATCGACTAAAAGAAACCTTGGAGGACCTTCGCAAGCTCGATCGGATTTCGGCGACTGAAAGCACTACTGTGCCTTTTGATTGGGAAGAGAATTTAAAACTGAATATTTCTGAACTGATTACATATTATGATAATATGGTTAAGGGTGTTACTCCCCACTCTGGAAGTTCTTTGGATAGCCAAGTCTATACAACCGAAGAGTTGGATAAACTCATACAATACATGGAAGAGCAATATGACAAGATGTTGGAAGATGAAAAAAAAGCTGAACAGGAAATAACAAGCACTGAGGGTTCAACTGCTCCAGAAAGTACTACTGATAGCAATAATAATATTGCATATGAATCGGTATTGTCTCCTGATTTTAATGTAACTGCCCTGATTGAGCAATTTAAAATTTGGAGTGAGGAGAACAAAATGAAACAGAAACTTATGGATAAAGAATTTAAGGGAAATAATGAGGAAACTACTACTGAAAACACTTCTAGGGATGATACTTCTACTGATGTTTCTCCGGATTACAGCGAGAAGTCTACAAAGTCCGTTGAAACAAGTAAATGGTTGTTAATAGAAAGGGTTTAAGAAGgttatttataagaaaggagCGGAATTAgagaatttatattaatgtaATTCTTTGACTAGACTCTAATTCCATAGTTGTGAAAAGCTCACAACAAAACTGTGAAGTAATAAAACTTacttcttaaatattttattaatctCATATAATACTGCATTAAATGTATGTAAGTCGCGTTTCTAATAAAGTAAACTTTGATCAACGCTGTTTAAGGAGCATGGAATTCAACATTcttttggaaaatattttagggGCCTTGAAATGGTAACTCACCTGGCGCAGGAACATATAGTCCGGCTGGTACTTGGCCGGCATGAACATGATAAGTATGCGATCGAAGAACTGCAGACCCTTGAGCGAGGCCACGCCCATATAAAGAAAGACGCCGAACAGTACTGGCATGGGAATGTGACGGAGCAGCGGGGTTAGCAGCACGGAGCCGCCGATGGTCAGGAAGATCAAAATGTGGGTCACCCGCTGCTCGCGCACTCCCAGGAACTGTGGCTTCTCGCCAGGGGCCGAGCACTCCGATTCCAGTTTCAGCGAGTTCACGTGGTTGATGCTCAGCACGGTGGCAGCCACGAACCTGTATATgggaatatattatattattttattttttgtttaagaaccgctttaaaaatgattagttcttataaaattattttatgtttttattattaccagaaaaaacaattcttagaAATACTAAGACTCAAAACTCACCAAGGTAGACCCATCACGCTGCAAATGGCGATCAGAATCGAGAGTATGAACAGATCCAGATGGTAGCCACAGCCCTTCTTCAGTTTGTTCTCTTTGCGATTCACAATTACGGCCGTGATCTGTTGGTCCATGAAGATCAGGATGGTTCCGAGCAGGGCGGGAAAGACGGCAATTATTGGCGACCACCAGGGGTTTTTCTCGGAGAATGGCGGAATGAGCCAGCCCCTGGTGCTCAGCGTGGGCTTCAACTCGTTGGGAACCTCCAGTTTCTGGGTGGGCACACCCAGCGAATAGTCGAAGAAACTCATGGCGAAAATTGCGATCAGCACGGAGAAATCGCTAATGTACTGGCGAACGATCGAGGGGAAAAATAGGGCGTTCTTGAACTCCTTCAGAACGGTGGAAATAAGGAAGGTGCCGGCGCAGAGAACCACCGACATAAGGAATACGTTTTCGGTGGGCGGGCTGCCACAGTCTCCACCAACCAAGGTGCCATTGTAGGActggaaaatttaaattagttaATATTAGTtaatttcataaatttttttaaagacatCACCTACCTCACAATAGTCCCAATTGTACTTTGCATACTCGATCACACTGGCATTGCTTCCGATTGGCGGTGTACAGACACAGTCGTATATCCCCTGATTAACCGGAAAGTTCTTACCGATGACCATCACATTCTCAATGGCCTTGTAGATAAAGATGAACGCGATCAGGGTGGCAAAATTTTCCTCGGTGAAACGGGTGATGTAGCAGACTAGGGCACTGGCATCAATCGCGGTCAGGACGATACAAATGCCGGCGACCCACATGCCGATCCAGAACCGGAAGGTCATATATTCCCAGCCCATCTTCAGACAGAACTCGTAAATAATTGACTCGAAGACCAGGACTGGACCGGTGGACCCGAGAATTGTCAGCGGCTGACCCGAAAAGAAGCCATAGCCCATGCCACAAACGAACCCGGACACCAGGGACTCCATCGCAGCCATGTGCTTGCCAGTGGCC is a genomic window of Drosophila suzukii chromosome 2L, CBGP_Dsuzu_IsoJpt1.0, whole genome shotgun sequence containing:
- the LOC108015863 gene encoding uncharacterized protein → MRKVLIFFLLGVALQRTTVVSAQDSTCSDEFKRITGFLETQLQSFGETLNNRLSSFENRLTQSECSRKSTIYNGRFPIFDYGSRVKSIFNDFIEIYDAMMEERKGEKGENSERITESPKSIQNRLKETLEDLRKLDRISATESTTVPFDWEENLKLNISELITYYDNMVKGVTPHSGSSLDSQVYTTEELDKLIQYMEEQYDKMLEDEKKAEQEITSTEGSTAPESTTDSNNNIAYESVLSPDFNVTALIEQFKIWSEENKMKQKLMDKEFKGNNEETTTENTSRDDTSTDVSPDYSEKSTKSVETSKWLLIERV